In Eriocheir sinensis breed Jianghai 21 unplaced genomic scaffold, ASM2467909v1 Scaffold111, whole genome shotgun sequence, the genomic stretch AGACGTGTAAATACCAGCAGCCAAGTATTGGGGGAGCCAAGGCCCCGGGCGCGCGGTTTTTGGTGCGCCAAAATTGGACACCAGAATTTTGAATTGTAAGAAATGAGAGGTAAAGATTCGCCACTGGTAAATACATTTCTTCTCGTAGAATTTCCTGTTTTACTGCAATCCATGTGTGTGTGGGTTACTCCCCTGTGCACTGAGGCAATGATCCACAGCCTAAAACAGTTAGGAAATGTGTTAAGGATGAAATAGGATGCTTGGAAACGGTAGTTTGAATTTTACGCTGAAAGATCCATCCTGCCGGGGGGGACTTGGAATGGACGGGGCAGCTCGGGGCAGACTgtcaggggtggaggaaagaataggaagggaaaggaaggaagggaagggaaaggagaggatgggaaaggaagggataagaagggaagggaagggaaagaaaggaaatggaaaggaagggaagggaagggaggggaagggaaaggaagggaagggaaaggaaggaacgaaagggaatggaaagaaaaggaagggaaataacaacaacaacaacaacaacaggatgcTAATGAGTCTGTTTGTCCACAGCTCCGGAAAACTTCGAAAGGAagaaccaaaggaaggaaggaagaccatcTCAGAAGACCCCAGAGTCAGCCCCTACAGTCCATCATAGTCCAAGAAATAGCTGAAGGAAGTCCCAAGTCCAAgcgaccttcctttctttctgattcAAGTCGTCTGTACCTTCAGCGAGGGGGCAAGGCGACCAtggacctctcccttcccttcccttccttccttccttcctttcctttccctttccttccttttccttccccttcccttcctgtcccttcctgtcccttcccctccctgtcatCAGCCACACAGTGTCTGCCATCCATGTCTTGCAGCAGGCCAGCCATTCTGACTTGCTCTTCCTTCCAAGCAAGCAGTCACTCTCTCCTCAGCACATGACCCAGAAGCTTCACTTGTCCTATGCTTTTCATCAAGTGCCTGGCTGTCTGCTGCTGCTCTTTGTCATAGAGTTAAGTTGTCATTatcttagttagttagttagttagaggtccagataattgttgtatgggcaagactcctgtccctccctctccttccctcccttcctctccacatgtcccccaagttcccagtctgtggaggtccagataattgttgtatgggcaagactcctgaccctccctctccttccctcccttcctctccacctgttccccaagttcccagtctgtggaggtccagataattgttgtatgggcaagactcctgtccctccctctccttccctcccttcctctccctctcccccaagttcccagtctgcagaggtccagataattgttgtatgggcaagactcctgtccctccctctccttccctcccttcctctccctctcccccaagttcccagtctgcagaggtccagataattgttgtaagggcaagactcctgtccctccctctcccttcctttccagtctttcttgttccattatttattttctctcccttagtctttctttgctctctcccttctttcatctcctctcccttcagccgcattatcgtcttccttctaatccatagcattttctctctcccttttacatctgctttatttccttctctctctctctctctctctctctctctctctctctctctctctctctctctctctctctctctctctctctctctctctctctctctctctcttcaaacccattggaataacaataataataacacacactacaagtccatctttatttatcaacagcacacacacacacacacacacacacacaggggaggtcATGTGGCTATCTATGGTGTGGGTTGGGTTGCTGTCTAAGAGGGCATGTGTCTGTAGGGTGACATCCTGTTGACCTTGTGACCTGAGAGGGGGGGTCCTTTATGTGGCTGGGGCTATGTGTCTGTGGGGATTGTCAACATCCTGTGGTGAGACATCCTGTGGGGTCCTGTGGgctgtggtgaggtgaggtgatatatatatatatatatgtatatatatatatatgtatatatatatatatgtgtatatatatatatatgtatatatatatatgtatatatatatatgtatatatatatatatgtatatattcctTCTTGAACATCTCCAGGACTTGTTCAGTCTCCCAGGTGATCTCTTCTCCTGACACTGccacatcaagaggaggaggaggaggaaagagagagaggaggtactctctgtgtgtatatatgtatgtctgtgtataaGGTTCCATAGGCGAGATCTTCCCCCGGCCTTCTATGGGGCTCAAATTATGCCCCCACAGAAGGGTTCGGGGAGGAGCCAGTCTGTGGAGCCTGATTGAacgttgtcaaaatatatattaataaagtttttgaaattatgaagaaattgtgtgttttactgtgtgtgtgtgtgtgtgtgtgtgagagagagagagagagagagagagagattacttcttcttctccttcttctgttcctcttgttatctcttcctcctcttcttcttcctccgaatctgtgaatacaaatttttattaatggaatgaaatggaagagagagatttaaggaaggagaggaaaggaaggaaggaaatgggtatAAATTTgatgaacggaggaggaagagtaagtaggagagagagagagagagagagagagagagagagagagagagagagagagagagagagagaaacatacatttAGAGAGAGTAGAACTgacagccttacacacacacacacacacacacacacacacacacacacacatgctcaaaTAGACAGGTAAAGCACAAGACATTATTAATTAAGTAAGTTACCTAAGGAAAGAGTTATATTGTTATAGTATGAGACAGATATTATTATAACATGAGAGAGTCagtcacaaatctctctctctctctctctctctctctctctctctctctctctctctctctctctctctctctctctctctctctctctctctctcatatagatagatagatataatgtaCTACAGCACAAAGCCCAACACTATATACTCAactccttgactgcagatttcctacaagacaacATTTCCAAGCTACagcaatggatcaaaaagtgtctgctacaattcaatgaaggaaaatctaatgtcttgcaccttgggaggggatacccagcacaccaataccacatgggaagcactccactatccaccacaggggcagacaaagacctgggagtgtatgttaccaggctaccagtgaagggatatccagcacaccaataccacatgggaagcactccactatccaccacaggggcagacaaagacctgggagtgtatgttaccaggctaccagtgaagggatatccagcacaccaataccacatgggaaacactccactatccaccacagaggcagagaaagacctgggagtgtatgttaccaggctaccagtgaagggatatccagcacaccaataccacatgggaaacactccactatccaccacagaggcagagaaagacctgggagtgtatgttaccaggctaccagtgaagggatatccagcacaccaataccacatgggaaacactccactatccaccacagaggcagagaaagacctgggagtgtatgttaccaggctaccagtgaagggatatccagcacaccaataccacatgggaaacactccactatccaccacagaggcagagaaagacctgggagtgtatgttaccaggctaccagtgaagggataaccagcacaccaataccacatgggaaacactccactatccaccacagaggcagagaaagacctgggagtgtatgttaccaggctaccagtgaagggataaccagcacaccaataccacatgggaaacactccactatccaccacagaggcagagaaagacctgggagtgtatgttaccaggctaccagtgaagggatatccagcacaccaataccacatgggaaacactccactatccaccacagagaaagacctgggagtgtatgttaccaggctaccagtgaagggatatccagcacaccaataccacatgggaaacactccactatccaccacagagaaagacctgggagtgtatgttaccaggctaccagtgaagggatatccagcacaccaataccacatgggaaacactccactatccaccacagaggcagagaaagacctgggagtgtatgttaccaggctaccagtgaagggatatccagcacaccaataccacatgggaaacactccactatccaccacagaggcagagaaagacctgggagtgtatgttaccaggctaccagtgaagggatatccagcacaccaataccacatgggaaacactccactatccaccacagagaaagacctgggagtgtatgttaccaggctaccagtgaagggatatccagcacaccaataccacatgggaaacactccactatccaccacagaggcagagaaagacctgggagtgtatgttaccaggctaccagtgaagggatatccagcacaccaataccacatgggaaacactccactatccaccacagaagaagacctgggagtgtatgttaccaggctacaagtgaagggatatccagcacaccaataccacatgggaaacactccactatccaccacagaggcagagaaagacctgggagtgtatgttaccaggctaccagtgaagggatatccagcacaccaataccacatgggaaacactccatccaccacagaggcagagaaagacctgggagtgtatgttaccaggctaccagtgaagggatatccagcacaccaataccacatgggaaacactccactatccaccacagaggcagagaaagacctgggagtgtatgttaccaggctaccagtgaagggatatccagcatgggaaacactccactatccaccacagaggcagagaaagacctgggagtgtatgttaccaggctaccagtgaagggatatccagcacaccaataccacatgggaaacactccactatccaccacagaggcagagaaagacctgggagtgtatgttaccaggctaccagtgaagggatatccagcacaccaataccacatgggaaacactccactatccaccacagaggcagagaaagacctgggagtgtatgttaccaggctaccagtgaagggatatccagcacaccaataccacatgggaaacactccactatccaccacagaggcagagaaagacctgggagtgtatgttaccaggctaccagtgaagggatatccagcacaccaataccacatgggaaacaccacacacacatgcaaaataGGACAGAAAAAGCACAAGACATTATTAATAAGAGTTACCTAAGGAGGAGAGTTATATTGTTATATTATGAGACAGATATTATTATAATGTGAGAGAGAGTCagtcactctcctctctcctctctctctctctctctctctctctatagatagcctaatctctctctctctctctctctactataaACTCTCTCATAGACAGTTTATGCATAACAAACTTAATATTTTCTTGAGCACAAGATCAAAAATCCAAGCCACATTCATGGAACAAAAATGTATCAAAAGTGTCTTGCTGGGGGATAAgacaaagacctgggagtgtatgttaccaggctaccagtgaagggatatccagcacaccaataccacatgggaaacactccactatccaccacagaggcagagaaagacctgggagtgtatgttaccaggctaccagtgaagggatatccagcacaccaataccacatgggaaacactccactatccaccacagaggcagagaaagacctgggagtgtatgttaccaggctaccagtgaagggatatccagcacaccaataccacatgggaaacactccactatccaccacagaggcagagaaagacctgggactgtatgttaccaggctaccagtgaagggatatccagcacaccaataccacatgggaaacactccactatccaccacagaggcagagaaagacctgggactgtatgttaccaggctaccagtgaagggatatccagcacaccaataccacatgggaaacactccactatccaccacagaggcagagaaagacctgggagtgtatgttaccaggctaccagtgaagggataaccagcacaccaataccacatgggaaacactccactatccaccacagagaaagacctgggagtgtatgttaccaggctaccagtgaagggatatccagcacaccaataccacatgggaaacactccactatccaccacagagaaagacctgggagtgtatgttaccaggctaccagtgaagggataaccagcacaccaataccacatgggaaacactccactatccaccacagagaaagacctgggagtgtatgttaccaggctaccagtgaagggataaccagcacaccaataccacatgggaaacactccactatccaccacagagaaagacctgggagtgtatgttaccaggctaccagtgaagggatatccagcacaccctAAATCTAACTTAATTTTTCTACGTAAGTACAACACTTACTACCAAACCGGAACTAccacaagaaactacaacttcTCCACTACAACTTCCACTTATGGCATTCCTCCTACCACCACTTATAACTACAGGAAAAGTAAAACTAACAAAACATTATGATGAAAGAAAGTTGTGGCAAGATGTCTTTCCATAACTTCAACTGCATTTTTCTAAGAAGTACAACAGCTACTACAAAACCAAAGCCACTGGAGGAGCTGCAACTCCTCCACTACAATTTCCACTTAAAACATTGCACCTAACCCCACTTATGACTCCAGGAAAAGCAAAACTAACAAAACATTATGGTGAAAAAAGTGGTTACGAGATATCTTTCCCTAGATCTactgcatttttctaagtaactGAAACAGCCACTACCAATCCGAAGCCACCAGGAAAACTACAATTCCTCCGCTACAATTTCCATTTAATGAACAAGCTggcaggccacagagaagatagaCCGGGTGTTCACGGGGAGTGTTTTCCTGTGATCCTGGCCAAGAAGTTGTGTCAGGCTGTCACCAACATTACAAGATGGTCATTGGGCTCCCGCTACGACATTTCCCAAGGCACAAGGCCTGGGTGCTTTCCCTGTTCCTGGCGAAGAAGTcacgtaaaactatcaccagggtcacaaaatactccatggaaatcccagcaacctCTACGAGAGCCTCTTACACGTCTCCTGCTCCACTACGGCTGTTTCCCACGGCCACAGGGAAGGTTTTCATGTGGGGTGTTTTCCTGTTCTtggtagactatatttaccttgggtgagactatcactagggtcacaaagtactccatggaaatcccagcagtTCCAGAGGCTCTTCatacaggcgaaccgaggcgccgagacGCTTAAGCACACGGCCTTAATTAAGAGCCGCGAGGAGAGTAGGAACATGGGAGGGGATGCATGGGGGAGGGGGCTCTtaactattacaattactactgcAGCGTCTCGTAAGGGAGAAATGTTGCTCCCAAGTGAGGGACGCGAAGGGTCACAAGCCGGAGAGTTTCAAAAGTTCCGTCGCTGTTTTCTGGAGCTTCCCACGCGAGGGGCGGCGATCCCAGGCTGGGTAGTGACGGGGAAAGGTTCGCTGCGTGATTCCTGCGGACGATGACAGGCACGGGAGCGAGGGTGTAAAAATTGGATGCTTCTAGAACAGCTTCCGAGGCCGcaggggagacagacagacagacagacagacagacagatagacagacagagacagacagacagacagacagacagacagacagacagacagacagacagacagacagacagacagacttcaaCAGCTTCCCCTTTTAGCAggaattcaaacacacacacacacacacacacaaaatagatatatatatatatatatagatatatagatatatatatatagatatatatatatatatatatatatatataaatatatatgtatgtatatatatatatataaagggacAATCTTAATATTTCgtgagtattgtgtgtgtgtgtgtgtgtgtgtgtgtgtgtgtgtgtgtgtgtgtgtgtcctaaagtTAACATGAGAATGAAATACGTGAACACCACAATCAAAGTGGCTGTCTTACTCACCAGCCTCCAAACTGCgtccctgtctgtccctgtctgtccctgtctgccCCTGTCTGCCTCCTGGACAGTCACCAGGCTCACCGTCTGGGCCTGGACGCAGAACTCTTCAGGCTGGCCAAGGATCGAGGCACCTGTGGAAGCCCATTGGGTTagttacataggaatacataggaagaacagacaccagaagacctatcaggctatggcgagggtgtctgtttactgccCCTACTACTAGTAACCTACGTGTGGCAGggcaggacagaaaagatgaagttaTTTTGCATCAGCTGGTTTGTACCGGCAGGCATCTGGTCAGGaatttttgtaactttttttcatatttttaacttcgtatatttaaaaaaaatcactttccatacatttttgcacatttttttaacttttcctccatctcttttttaatatattttatacttttGACAATTTTTCACACTTTGCTTGAGTGCAGGCATTTTGTGGcacattttttcaccttttcagACATCTTTCAACATTTTCTTTCCCACTTTTCGTCTCCCTAAAACAAGTGAGCCTTTGAGCCCCTCCTTCCCTGTTAGCATGCAGCAGTGTCaaggtccctccctccttgccaacAGGGTTCTTACCCTCAACCAACTTTTGAAGGCCATATAAAAGATgtatcgggttctcaagagtgttttgccTGTTCGtggcgtagaaatcttgcaaaactaccacTGGAGATATGGCGCCCCCCTTGGCAATCCctaaaacttctacgagagcctctttAAATGGATATACTAAGGCGTTGAAAGGTCTGAGAATATGGGTCCGGGTTGTCTGGGCGTCCTTCCTCCCGGGTACGTCACaaccaaccccttcctcctcctcctctcatcgccAACTGCCCAAAGAGCTCTCTGCCACGTGTCTATCTCCGCCCCGCCGAAGCATCTAGAATCTGCGCTACGGTTCCGCCTCTCACGCCaaatatttccaaatgccaaGAAGGAGATcggtcgggttgtaatgagtgttttcttaggttcaggtacaggttcacagtacaggaagggtcaaacaaccaccaggctcagataactacccctggaaatgcctcacacTCCTAGGAGGCCTCGTcaatgtgtgtgcctgggcgccgagaGGTTCAGGAATGCCAGCACTCAACTCTTCGTTTCTGCGTTTCCTTAATTAACTTAAAATGTAATCACGCTTTAatatctactcaagctcatccctttactgtccaactcccttacgcaagagttaaccagcatcttcactctttcatccctttactgtccaaatcccttacgcaagagttaaccagcatcttcactctttcatccctttactgtccaaaccccttacgcaagagttaaccagcatcttcactctttcatccctttactgtccaactcccttacgcaagagttaaccagcatcttcactctttcatccctttactgtccaactcccttatgcaagagttaaccagcatcttcactctttcatccctatactgtccaaaccccttacgcaagagttaaccagcatcttcactctttcatccctatactgtccaaatcccttacgcaagagttaaccagcatcttcactctttcatccctatactgtccaaatcccttatgcaagagttaaccagcatcttcactctttcatccctatactgtccaaatcccttatgcaagagttaaccagcatcttcactctttcatccctatactgtccaaaccccttatgcaagagttaaccagcatcttcactctttcatccctatactgtccaaacccattatgcaagagttaaccagcatcttcactctttcatccctatactgtccaaaccccttacgcaagagttaaccagcatcttcactctttcatccctatactgtccaaaccccttatgcaagagttaaccagcatcttcactctttcatccctatactgtccaaatcccttatgcaagagttaaccagcatcttcactctttcatccctatactgtccaaaccccttatgcaagagttaaccagcatcttcactctttcatccctatactgtccaaatcccttatgcaagagttaaccagcatcttcactctttcatccctatactgtccaaatcccttatgcaagagttaaccagcatcttcactctttcatccctatactgtccaaatcctggCATTGCAGGAtaagtctctcgcactgtaatccggttcattggcTGGGAAAGCTCTGAGTGATggcgtagtcggcagaagtttaatattgttagtagccattgtggatGCTTGGTTAGTCAAGacattacctttgttatcatgcgggagagaaggaggaggaggaggaggaggaggagctctgtcatgagttgacccgctccttagAACACGGGAATTGTCATCCTCGGCGGGCGCTTCAGAATCCTGCATCAACTTCTGGACCTCCTTGGCCAAAATTTCTACCTCTTTATCAGgctgacctgccatttaaaaaaaggcattaggaaaaCACGGCTTCATGAGGGAAAATATGGGAAAATAAAAAGtataagtgtgtgctcactcgcctcagatgcttcattaaaaagagggaaaagaacaatgagtGAATACTGAGCATGATAAaaactgtgcaataaaacacacaaaagaaaggagaaaagaaaatgaatgattatatataaaatgcaaacaatgttcacaaatcaGGAAAAGTATTAAACATCCCTCCACACCTCAATAAAACTCAACAGCCTAAGGGAgactagatacggctccacacggagacacacaaacCACGGAGAAAACAATCACCTGAAATGTCCTCAACAAGTGTTGTGTTAATATAATTAGTGgagtgtcagctacatgcatgtggataccataacaaaagtgtgaagattgtgcccgtggcactccttcgtcctcggctggctcgccctcgtccttggctggctgtccccgcgtccttggagcggccagagaccgccggcagtgcccggcagcggctggcagcggtgaggaaggtggaggagcgACCACGCTCCACCAAGATCTCCACCAAGGCTGTTTTTCTTACTCAATTTCCTGGTGTTTTACTTTACCTACAAACACATAACTCACACAGAGCAAACACCAAccattcacctacacacacaccaacacgcaGCCTTCTATCTCCTTCCAAACACTCACAAACAGGCAAAACGTAATGACAtttctcaccctccttctctcaaCTTCACCCAGCCAACCCACACATCTGTTTCTTACTCAATTTCCTGGTGTTTTACTTTACCCAAAAACACATAactcacacacaccaaacaccaaccattcacctacacacacaccaaacaccaaccattcacctacacacacaccaaaacgcaGCCTTCTAGCCCCTTCTAAACACCCATAAAACGGCTCAAACATAACAACAACCAATCCTGCCTCACCTCTCTCTAACGGCTCGCTCCACCTGCTCCACAGCACTCCTCTCTCGCTCGACGTAGCTtgctttgattctctctctctcttcctcgattCTCGCTCTAATTTTGCCTTCTAGTTGCTcctgaaatagagagaaagagagagagataagtgagGTAGGAACTGCCCTCACTCTGCAcctgagaaagagaggaggagaatttaAAATGTTGTGatgtttgtggtgtttgtgggtgtttggaCAGGGCTAGAAGGCtgcgttttggtgtgtgtgtaggtgaatggTTGGTGTTTGCTGTGTGTGAGTTTCGTGTTTGTGGGTAAAGCTAAACACCAGGAAATTGAGTGGGAAAAATGGAATGTGTGGGTTGGCTGGCAAAAGTTGAGGGGAGGAGGGTTAAAAATGTTGTTACCTTTTGCCTGTTTGTGGGTGTTTGGACGGGGCTAGAAGGCtgcattttggtgtgtgtgtaggtgaatggTTGGTGTTTGCTGTGTGTGAGTTTCGTGTTTGTGGGTACAGTAAAACACcagaaaattgagaaagaaaaacagcatgTGTGGGTTGGTTGGGTGAAGTCgagtgaaggaggatggaaaatgTTACGTTTGACCCGTTAAGAATTTATCTGCTAATGTCTTTCTACAcatgagattagagagagagagagagagagagagagagagagagagagagagagagagagagagagagagagagagagagagagagagagaaaatagtgagaaaaaaatagagcgagAATAAAaatagagcgagagaaaaaaatagagcaagagagaaagaaaatagtgagagagtgagagaaaaaaacagagcgagagcaagagaaaaaatagagcgaGACGAGAGATTAAAAATAGAGCGAGGAGAGAAATAGAGCGAGACAGAGAAAAAACAGAGCGagagagcatgagagagagaaaaattagagagaaaaagataaaaaaatagagcgagagagtgagaaaagaaaaatagagcgaaagaaaaaaggaggagagaaagaaatagagcgagagaaaaatagagaggggaaaaaacagcgagaaaaaaattagagcgagaaaaaaattagagcgagagaaaaaaattgagcGAGAGAGAAACTTACCTCCTTCAGTGTTgcctccttcctccgcctctcctcctcctcctcctcctcctcctcctccctctccctcatctcctcgaTCTGGGAAGACGCTCgctggagagaaaaaaacgtacatgagaaaaaacgcacatgaaaaAACGCACATGGAAAAAAacgcacttaaaaaaacgtacatgagaaaaaacgcacatgaaaaAACGCACATGGAAAAAAacg encodes the following:
- the LOC126989249 gene encoding uncharacterized protein LOC126989249 isoform X3; the encoded protein is MWYWCAGYPFTGSLVTYTPRSFSASVVDSGVFPMWYWCAGYPFTGSLVTYTPRSFSASVVDSGVFPMWYWCAGYPFTGSLVTYTPRSFSASVVDSGVFPMWYWCAGYPFTGSLVTYTPRSFSASVVDSGVFPMWYWCAGYPFTGSLVTYTPRSFSASVVDSGVFPMWYWCAGYPFTGSLVTYTPRSFSASVVDSGVFPMWYWCAGYPFTGSLVTYTPRSLSAPVVDSGVLPMWYWCAGYPFTGSLVTYTPRSLSAPVVDSGVLPMWYWCAGYPLPRCKTLDFPSLNCSRHFLIHCCSLEMLSCRKSAVKELSI
- the LOC126989249 gene encoding uncharacterized protein LOC126989249 isoform X2; translation: MWYWCAGYPFTGSLVTYTPRSFSASVVDSGVFPMWYWCAGYPFTGSLVTYTPRSFSASVVDSGVFPMWYWCAGYPFTGSLVTYTPRSFSASVVDSGVFPMWYWCAGYPFTGSLVTYTPRSFSASVVDSGVFPMWYWCAGYPFTGSLVTYTPRSFSASVVDSGVFPMWYWCAGYPFTGSLVTYTPRSFSASVVDSGVFPMWYWCAGYPFTGSLVTYTPRSFSASVVDSGVFPMWYWCAGYPFTGSLVTYTPRSLSAPVVDSGVLPMWYWCAGYPFTGSLVTYTPRSLSAPVVDSGVLPMWYWCAGYPLPRCKTLDFPSLNCSRHFLIHCCSLEMLSCRKSAVKELSI
- the LOC126989249 gene encoding uncharacterized protein LOC126989249 isoform X1 — translated: MWYWCAGYPFTGSLVTYTPRSFSASVVDSGVFPMWYWCAGYPFTGSLVTYTPRSFSASVVDSGVFPMWYWCAGYPFTGSLVTYTPRSFSASVVDSGVFPMWYWCAGYPFTGSLVTYTPRSFSVVDSGVFPMWYWCAGYPFTGSLVTYTPRSFSVVDSGVFPMWYWCAGYPFTGSLVTYTPRSFSASVVDSGVFPMWYWCAGYPFTGSLVTYTPRSFSASVVDSGVFPMWYWCAGYPFTGSLVTYTPRSFSASVVDSGVFPMWYWCAGYPFTGSLVTYTPRSFSASVVDSGVFPMWYWCAGYPFTGSLVTYTPRSFSASVVDSGVFPMWYWCAGYPFTGSLVTYTPRSFSASVVDSGVFPMWYWCAGYPFTGSLVTYTPRSLSAPVVDSGVLPMWYWCAGYPFTGSLVTYTPRSLSAPVVDSGVLPMWYWCAGYPLPRCKTLDFPSLNCSRHFLIHCCSLEMLSCRKSAVKELSI